One genomic region from Antedon mediterranea chromosome 3, ecAntMedi1.1, whole genome shotgun sequence encodes:
- the LOC140045204 gene encoding ran guanine nucleotide release factor-like: protein MAGNGGQHHELYGGAMTVMLPVNFEDVSQIRQVPDNQEVFSHPSTDQSIIIELLEYQQITDDLAAKYHFQEMAGSNEATSFEVTSEEQVSTSEVTMHQCSSIWLLHGKQMVSKFNEEAKNVLNVNIALFRLPQYTTDVLVTFNDPMQINPDSSSSTMPTGQRNAWTMMQFKTVICTLNLIDPSLFTS from the exons atggctgGAAATGGAGGACAACACCATGAACTATATGGTGGTGCAATGACTGTAATGCTACCTGTAAATTTTGAAGATGTTAG TCAAATTCGCCAGGTACCTGACAATCAAGAAGTATTTTCACACCCATCAACGGATCAAAGCATCATCATAGAGCTACTAGAATACCAACAAATAACAGATGACTTGGCTGCCAA GTATCATTTTCAGGAAATGGCTGGCAGTAATGAAGCAACAAGTTTTGAAGTAACATCAGAAGAACAAGTGTCAACCAGTGAAGTCACAATGCACCA ATGCTCTAGCATTTGGTTGCTACATGGAAAACAGATGGTGTCAAAGTTCAATGAAGAG gctaaaaatgtgttaaatgtgAATATAGCCTTATTTCGTCTACCTCAGTATACAACAGATGTTCTTGTGACCTTCAATGACCCTATGCAAATTAA CCCTGATAGTAGCAGTAGCACAATGCCAACTGGACAGAGGAATGCCTGGACAATGATGCAATTTAAGACGGTCATCTGTACTCTGAACCTCATTGACCCTTCACTCTTTACATCTTGA